aagtaaaaaggctGTGAGTTCTGTTGCAAGAGCTCATTTGTAGACTTGCAAAATCTaactaattttatattatgcttGTGTTAGAGCAGTGCTCAAAATTACAGAAGCTTCAAATTGTTACGTTTTCACAAAATTTGCTACATATGTTGACATGAATGTGTGTCAGGGAATTCATACCCAGGTAAATGACAATTACATCAGTATAGCTAATTTTTGCCACCTTGGGAGGAATGGAATTCTGCCTATTTTCGAATTAATCCTACAGCACTCACTGAAAACTAACAGCCATGGCACCATAATACATTTtgtgaggtacctagaatatTACTAATGGAAACAAAAAATGTGAGGTAAACCGACCTTTCCCCAAGAAACTTTGAAGCCAGAGATTTTAAACAATTAAGGCACTTGAAAACATTAAGTATATGTACAAATGCGCAAGTAAAACAAACAGCTGTACCAACGAGTAACAAAGAAACAGTAAATCTTCATCTTAACAACCTTTAATAGTTATCTAAATGCAGAGTTTCAGTTTATGAAATGAACCAAAGCAGTTTGTCATTTCttactataaaatattgaaaatcaaGTGCGAAACTCAGCCACTATTGgctaaaaaaactaaataaaaaacgTTAATGACCTAGAAAAGCAAAAGCCTATTTTAAACTACTTAAAGCCTCTGCACTAGTCCAATGAGTCAAAGGCAAGGGAGAAGTAAACCTCTAAAACTGAAGAAGACCCTCTAAAGGAGAAAACTATAGAAGTTAAAGTATGCATGCTTATTATACTATGGGAAaccaagaaggaagggagagaaaaagaaaaagcacagtcTATTCATCCAGGACAATCAGTAAAAATCTACATTAACCTGATCAACCAAAAAATCCTTAGGTGTTGTGAAATTACATTGGTCACTTCTGTTATCTTAAAACTTAAAATGATTgtctcatattttaaataaatgattctaaAATAATATGATTGTCTCATTTAAATAGTAAATGATTCTAAAATAATGTATATCCTTCTTGCCTCACCAAAGAAGTCACTACTCAAGACAGTCTGGTGGAAATCCTTTCAAGGTACAATAGTGCtagcatacttttttttaaagtacaaaggAAAGTGTAATTAAATCAATTTAGCTCTATACTTTTCAACAGCCATAAGAAAAATGTTGGGAGGTTCAAGATACGAAGGCTTTCAATTCTGTATAACAGACTTTAGCTTAAGTTTCTCCGCtctgaaataaattttcaataaaatattaacagtatGATATCTAAAACAGGTTTACTACTGCTCACATCAAGTTACATCCTCTGACCAATCCTTACCTTCCTTAATGTCAAAGAACAAATCATAGACATTAAGCTAGAGCTTACCTTTCACTGTCTTCTAAGGCACTGTTCTTTATATTCTCAATGACATAAGGTGCTTTACAAGTATGAACAATAATCTGTTATACACACTAATGGTatcctttcatttctttaaatctGGAATGTAGTTCCTTGTGTGGCATCTTATTTCTAATGTAGAAAAAACAGCTGTTATCAAGCACAAAATTTTAATCTAAGGATACCATTTAGTACtactaaattaataaatttattccaCTTTTGAAATGACAGCCAGAAATCCACCTAATTGATTCTCATTTGGCACGTTCTTCTCAATTCTGTTCACtaaattaaaattactaaatTTAAACTGCCAAGAGCCATGATGTTGTCTGCACAAGACAACATTTTCCATCACTTTCAGAAAGTTATATTTGGcatgttaaggaaaaaaaaatataatcCCACAGCAGCAGCTATTTAAAATAAGACAGCCACAGGATTCatgcagaatattttaaatattcctgTTGAACACAatgatttaattgattttttcttcACGGATGATGCTCCCAAACATCCTATATGCATCCATGGAAATTTAAAGATCCTGGAATAGCGTCTTCCATGTGGGACATCTTAAAAGATAGTATTTTGGTTTCAGTGAGTTACACAAATGAATCACCAGTCCTTATTAATTCAATGGGTCTGTTTACAGAGTGTGGTAATTTCGTTCTTTAGATTtgcagaatttataaagaaagaaaattacagccTGCACACCCAAGACCAGGACAATTCCTCCAATGAAACTGGCTGCATCAAAGGTAGACTTTCGCACAGGTTGTGAGGTTGGAGTCACAGTGTTATTTGTTGTACCTGTTAGATaagacaaaagaaacaacaatCCTAAGTTTCATGGTCCTCTATTGTAATTTAAAGATTCACCTGAGCCTCTATTTTGCCATGTGTTAAATTCTATAAAGTATTTCCTCAAGTCTTTACAGCTAGAATTTATCCCTAATTGAGGAAGACAACCATATCCCATTTTTCATTCCACCCAAGGATACAAAGTGGTCAATGCTACTGTACTagtacaaatataaaaacaatgggaaaaattctCCTAGTATATAAATTGTGCCCTGGGAATATATCAAACACTTCTAAAATATGCAACAATTTCTTCAGActatgtacttttagttaattgtGAGTGTAAACGTCAATAGTGCTGAGAATTCACATGACTTTTGAATTTACTAGTATAAGGTAGAATACTTGGTTGCAATTTTTCATGTTACAAAAATAATCTTAATAATATGCAATTTATAATTTCAACAAGTAAAATAACTGTTTTTAAAGGCATATCCTGCCAACAAATTTCACATGAGAAAGTATTATCAAgtaataaggaaaaaacaaatatctgAATTCTTTTCAGGCAGTAAAATGTttcaagaggaaacagaaaaagcGATTTCCCATTTAAAATAATCTAAGAAAAAAGTAACAGTTATCAAAGAACACTGGTTCTGGTGGCTGTACAAGTTGGTAACTTTAATGACAACTGTTTTGTATTCCTTCTTGTGAAGACAGAATGGCTTCACTGAAACTGAGAAAAAGGTGGCATAagcatgaagaaaaagaaatcacaaaaagcAGGTAGAAGATTCATTAgcatcagttttttaaaaatatggagggAGGAAAGGATTCCTAACCTGTGTACCTACAGTATCCTGTGGCGTAACCTAACTATGAATTAAATTAGATTATGTCAAATCATCATTTAATAACAAGCTAATTTTCACGTTACTGAGCAATGTTAAGAAATGGTTAAGAAAGTGAGGTGCACATCTGGTAGTGATTCTGGCTTTTTAGACCTTTCTCAGTGAAAAGGACGGATATATTATCTTCCCTCAAATCGCCATGCTCTCTCATACAGCACACAACCAATCCCTAACGGTAATCAGAAGTTACAAATTAGATTTTACATACAAGTTGTACTGAAATGTTTGGAAAAACATTATTACTTAATTCTAAAGTGTCACGTCAAATGtgattacacatttaaaaatgagaagaggAATCTCAGCAAAGCTATCATTATTGTGTTAACAAAGCACTACCTTGATCCCCCCTAAGAGTAAGAGAAGAATTTCAGTTCCATAACCATTAACGAAGAAAGCTGGAAAATGATGGCAGAAATTGTAAAGGGCAACATCATGCACACATCCTGCATCATTGCTAATCTAAAAAGCCTCAATTACCTGATGTAGTAACTGTCTTGGAAGTTGTAGAAGGGGAGGGCTGAACTGTGGGTTTAGctggaatgaaaacaaaatgtctttttaaaaaaccttaaaTTTCTAGCTTCCCAGTTATCtaacagctttaaaaaataatcctgcCAACTTCAacatgctttcaattttttagaGACCAAAAGCCAAATTTCAGTTAATGGTTCACTAACATAGCTATGCACCCAAGAATACTAGGatttaagtgtattttaaaacaataagcaatcataaaattgttaatatctatgtatctatcttgCATAAAATCTATGTATACATCTGGATAAAATTTGCAAAAACTCTTATCTTGCTCACTGCCAAGGGCAAGAACGTTTAGGTGAGGAAACTACAGGTTCTTCATAATCTTTCTCCTAAGACAAAAACTATTAAAGTCATAAGTTCTCTCTTACAAGGGTATTGAGATTTGCCTATCTTCTTCActtcaggagttggcaaacttttctTAAATGGgttgaaagcaaatattttactCTTTGGGCACTGTGTGATGCAAAACCAGCCAAAGTCAACATGCAGATGAATGGGCATGGTatgttccaataaagctttataaGAACAGGGGCCCTGGGCCCACAGTTCCCCAACGTAAGATTCTAAGAGCCCAAGGTTAAGTAAGCTCTAGTCCACCACACTGCCATGAGGCCAAAATACTATTTGAGTTGCCATTACTAAAGGCaagaactgcaattacttttgcaccaacctaatagctgaTGATACTGCTAAAGAAATGTACACTCGGAGAAGGATTAGTTTGAATGTAAAATCATTTTAGGGACTAAAgcactcgtttttttttttttttttttttttgagatggagtctcgctctgtcacccagactggagtgcaatggtgcattctcagctcactgcaacctccgcctcccaggttcaaacgattctcctccctcagcctcctgtgtagctgggattacaggcatgtgccaccacacccagctaattttttatttttaggagagacggggtttcaccatgttgaccaggctcgtcttgaactcctgacctcaagtgatctgccgccttggcctcccaaagtgctgggattacaagcatgactCACCTTGTCCAGCCAGTATATCACCTATTAAGTTTCTATTGGTAGTATGAATACTAATAGAAGTCTGACCAAGGCTTTCAGAAAGGAAGGATGTGAATATAGTTTCtacaaattaacattttttctaaCATCCAAATGGCTACCAAATAAATTCAAAGTTTGCTGGAGCATTTGAGAAAGGTTTCATTAAGAGGTTGTCCTAAGGGTAGGGTTCAAATTTTTGGAAAGTGCACTATAGGAGTCACTAGCTAAGAGAGCTTATTTTGTCTCAGGAAATCATTAGGTAAGTCAGGCTTCAGAGTGCAAGGGCTTCAATATGAGGATATGCTTATGCTGGTGGGCAGCTAGGGATGATCTGGGGAAAGATGAGGAAGATTAATCATatgagatttatatttttataaaaatgtaaggtGCTATGCAAACATTCATTTTTGTACTATTTCAGAAAAAAGGATTTGAAGGCTAAAGAGAATTTGGAAAACAAATGTTACTTCTGTTTAAAGTACGTAACTGAATAGACTTCAAAGTGATATGCTTAACCCACGAAAGACAGGGAAAGGGTGCCAAATAACTGTTGATGAAGCACAGAAATGAGTAATCTTTTCACTGCATTAGACTTTCAAACAATCGAACAAAAACCTCAATAGGAATCAGCATCCTCCCAAATTCTACTAATATAAAAGAGGAAGTTCTGTGCTTTAACAGTAAATATACACTAAAAGAGCAGGGCTTGACAGTTTTCAGATATTGCTAAATATCTGAATTGTTGCTAAAAGTAGATCTTTAAAGACCAGGACTCTCGTAACAGGCTGACTACCCATAATCCCAAGGTTGACTGAATCCTAGGAAACTAAGGTATTCTAATTTTCACATGACCATGAGTCACAGAGAGCTTAAGACTTCTTTTATTAATATTGATACTACTTAGAAGCTAATAGGTGATATACAAATAATACTGATGGATATGTTCAGAcccatttgctttctttttttcctcttacttCAAGCATTGTTGTACATCCATCCATCCTGCTCTTGATTAAACAGTTCTCTCAACTCTCCATGCTGAGAAAATCTTACAGGAAAATATTTGACCTTATCTCTGGTAAGACTGGTCCTTACACAGAATTCTTAGATTAGAGGCTGTGGTTATGTTAAAGCTCATTATTTCTGTCAAGGTTTTTACTGCTTCTGTGTAAccacaaaaaaatacactttACAAATTAAACACATCAAATTCTGTTCAATCTCAAAACACTATTACCAATTGTTTGACAATGTTAGGGAAAAAATTCTGCAAATTTGCAATTTGGTTCTcattacccagcctcagaacAAGGTAaaaactatttctttttaataagtaggcaaaatattttattttcaattttgaaaaaagtattACATtgacaatattttcaaaataaaagcacCACTTAGGGAATATACCTCTGTTGACTTACTGTTtcttttactggaaaaaaaaaagattcattaggaaaggtcaaaaaaataataataatcataagttATAAAAGTTGCTATTAGTGgtaagaaaatctagaaaatgccaaaaaaaatactgaattagTCCCATCAGAGTAACAGGTTACTTCTTGCCATTTTTCTAGGCATGTAtttaacaaaagctaaaattgtatTACAATTGCTTAATACAGTTCATTTTCCACTTCATATGAACATTTTCCACTGTATCTGacatattttggctattctattATTTGTACTGAAGGAGGGCCATTATAATTAACCTCATTATACACCCTTCTATATAAATTAGATTCTCTTTGCATTGTTTAATTACCCCTTCACTTCTCACTTGCTCTCTTCGGCAGACGGTACACATGCCCGGAAAAGAAACCGCCTAAAGGTTTGTTCTTCAACTAGTGTCAGTCAACTGATGCATTTTCTGCAGATAAGCCCTTGCTGCTTTCCCCCTTTACAGCACCAAAGAGAGCTATAGCACAAAAGACTCATGGCAATTCACAGGAGGACCCAGGGTGGAGAAAGCTGCAGAGAACTACATCAAGAGTGAACCCAGTTCTGAAGAAATGAACAACAGTTCTGAATAAATTGTTCCCCCACTCCCTGCAccccattttcttttcataacCAACCTTCTGAAAATTACTTTTCTCCAAACACCTCTGGTTTCAGCAACCTTCAACATCCTACTTAGTCCATGTCTTCTAATAAGTGTTAAACATTTACGACCACATCACCATATAATCATCAGCTCAAAATAAGTTTTGTATCATTTGCAGACTTCCATGGCATGACTATTTCCATGGTAACCAGTTTCAAGTTACCAACATGGTATCACTGAACACGGGCTGGGAAGAGCTACTACACAATAACTGGCTAGCAAAAGCTGGTCCAAGCCAGCCAGCTCCACACACCACTGCGTAAGTGTTTCAAGATGAGTTGTCCTTGTTATTGCACTTGACTACTTCTTCCTTTGAAAAACTACACCCACAACCACATACTGTTAGTTTCTTGCACATACTTCTCTGGGCTTTTTTACTACCCTACCCCCATCCCTATTTCCTCCCCTGTCCTCTTCCTAGCCCTTAGACATTACTGTTTCCTAGAGTCTGGTCTTCAAGCCCCATCCCTTCTTTCTATATGCTCCTCCAGTGCCTCTACTACTGCCTAtgccaatttatatttttagccaAGAGCTCTTGCCTGACTTGCAGTTTCCTGAATACTGAACAGATCCCACTTAAATGGATTCTAGGTATCTTAAACTAAAATCCCAAATGACAGGCCCAACCATCAATAGActgctcttcctctttcttgcttACTTTGGTGAAaattcctccccttctccctatCACTCTACCTCTCCTCCTCTCAGTCATGAAGTCCTACCCCTTCTACTTCCTAAACTTATTTGCAAACATCTGCAGCCCACCTCTATCTGTTCTCTAGAATTATTGTAACAGGCTATCTAATCTCCTGAGTTCCTTCTGGCATCGTTCCAATCTACTCTCCACAATGCCAGAATAAgttgttttattaaaatgcaaGTCTGATCATATGAcctataaactttaaaatctttCAGGATAACATCCAAGTCTACCAGCAAGGCATACAAAGGTGTTTCCCAATTCTGCTCACCTGGTGAGCAACTGGTGATGGACCAGCTTAACTCCTTCTCACCTTGTACAGGATGGGACACTCTTTGAACTCACCGTACTACTTCACATCTCCTCCACATGTGCTGACCCGCTGCTCCACCTCAGAGGCTCTCTCCAAGTTTTCCAGTGCAGTTTCACTACCACATCTGCATCCCACCCAATACACATTCCTTCTTACAAATTTCCCAATACGCTGTGCTCACTGAGATCTTTCATTGTTCCTACAGTAGACAAAATGCTGGCTTAACCCTACCATTTACCCTAGTACTTGTCTTGGAATAGACGCATTTAATATTGGTAAAATgttaagtatttaatatttactcTTCCTATCAAGTTAGTAAATTTTAAGGAGTTCTTATCCATGCTGTTGAGGGCATGGTAAAAACTTTCCAGGTTGAtgggaatgaaaataataaatctttCTGGAGAGCCTTAAAATAATCATACCCTCTGACCTAGAAATTCTGTTTGACTCAAACCTATCAGAGATAAATACAAATGCAATTCCATGTAAGATGTTCACTGCATGGAGAATGAGAGACGGCCTAATTCTCCAATCAAGAGCAGGATGGGTAAAGTGTATACCATAATGCTTACATTAAGAGAGAAAATacaggctgggctcggtggctcacacctgtaatcccggctctttgggagtctgaggtgggcggatcactttaagtcaggatttcaagaccagcctggccaatgtggtgaaaccgtgactctactaaaaaaacaaaaattagttgggcatgatggcaggtgcctgtaatcccagcgactcaagaggctgaggcaggagaatcgcttgaacttgggaggtgaaggttgcagtgaaccgagatcgtaccactgcactccagcctgggcggcagagcaagacttcacctccaaaaaaaaaaagaaaaaaagaaatacaaaggtgCATGAGCGTTATCGTACAATTTCATAAAAAGTGTATTTATTTAGATATACATAAAAAAGACTAGAAGAAATTAATCACTGAAAACATTTTGGTTGCTCTGGATGATGAGAATTATAATTTGCTTTAGGCTTCTATATTTCCCAAGATTTCCACTAAATCTATAAAAAGTACTTTATAGACTCAATGTACACAGCCTCAGCAAATCTGCTCACATTCACCGACTATAAAGCACTGGAGCTATGTGTCACTGTCACAAAAGGTAGAGATTAACGTTAATTGCTGTGGTCCAAGACTTTTAAGTTTTTACTCATCTTTAAAATTATACTAACAActtttacataattatttaaaattaatccaTCAAGATAGCTTAAAAATactgaaggaaaaggaagaaaacagtcaTCTTGAATTACCTGTAGAATTGGCTGTTGGCACTGGAGTGGCCGtggaaactattaaaaaaagaaaaaccatatacatcaaagctatttaaaatatcacaatctataaCGCTAGTTCCTGACCTGCAATCATTTGAGTACTTTTCACAATTTTTACAACACTTAAATACTACCTGTGGAAGAGACTGACAGTTGCCCCCACATACCAGTCTCTTCTCTAGAAATAGAATCACCAATTTTTATCAACACCTCCCTTCCTCCTAAAAAGACATTTCCTAGTCTCCAGTGCTTCCAGGCCATCACGCATAACCTCTAAGAAGCATCCTTAAAGTAAGATACAAGCCTCTTTCATTCCCTTCTTCATCCTGCTGGCAGGAAAATAATCAATGTGATGGCTGGAACATAAGGACCCACCTTGGACAGTAGGGTCAAAGCCATTTTTGAGAGGTGAAAGAGTAAAAACCTAAAGAAGCCTCAGTCCCTAATGGTTGCAGAGCTGAACTCTAGTCCAGACTTCCTTTACatgaaagaaaagtaaatcaGTCCACTGCTTAAGCCATTGTAATTTGGGGGTTTATGTCCTTCATAGCTGAAACTAATTCTAACTGGTACATCATCAAATATGCAGCAGTACAAATACAGTTTTCCTTTAAATCAGTTTTCAAAAACGTTCTAATACTAATGAAATCTTCATTGCTTAATCTTGTCTCTAAGCAATATTACAAAACCACAGGTCTGACAGTTATTAGTTTATCTAACACATATTAAAGTAATTACTTAAAATGTTTCAGCCAGGTCCAGTAGCTCaagcatgtaattccagcactctgggaagccaaagtgggaagactgcttaagcccaggagttcaagaccagcctgggcaacatagtgagacaccatctctacaaaaaaatttttaaattagccagctatggtggcatgcacctgtaatcccagcttctggggaggctgaggcagaaggattgcttaagcccaggaatatGAGGTGGcaatgagttatgattgtgccactgcactccagcctgggcaacaaagagtctgtctcaaaaaaagtttgtTCGTGTACCACCTAACTATATTATGCACCCTGTGTGAAGTAAAACTGATCTAATACTAATGAAATGTTCAGTTACAAAATTCACATTGGGATGGGGCAACCCCTACCAAAATTAAAGAGTCAAAGGTAGTCTTTCAAGGTTAGACACACTGCACAAAAATCTTTTTCCTATTCAATTATTATCTATGCATCAAATTAGGAATGTGCCTTTCCCACTGATTTACAATCTCATTGGAAAAATCAGCAGCTTCAAGTAGAATTTTAACGTTTTGCTGGACGAATAGTAAAGGTTAAAAATTAAT
This DNA window, taken from Pan paniscus chromosome 5, NHGRI_mPanPan1-v2.0_pri, whole genome shotgun sequence, encodes the following:
- the CD164 gene encoding sialomucin core protein 24 isoform X2, coding for MRKGRKVPMYVPGVLRTYPKAKLEETCEGRNSCVSCFNVSLVNTTCFWIECKDESYCSHNSTVSDCQVGNTTDFCSVSTATPVPTANSTAKPTVQPSPSTTSKTVTTSGTTNNTVTPTSQPVRKSTFDAASFIGGIVLVLGVQAVIFFLYKFCKSKERNYHTL